The DNA sequence TTATTGACACTTTTATGATTTACATTTATTGAATCTCTCATTCTTagatttattttgtgattatcaTCATTTTGGGATGTGAttatgctttaaaaaaaatctcaCAAAATAAAACAGGCTATactgtgaccatagataagctatggccacggtgaaaaccgtgaccatagataaggctatggtcacagttttaaggtggggtgaccatagagtctatggtcacggcaaaaaaccatgaccatagataaggttatggtcacggtttaaggaggggtgaccataggGGCTATGGTAgctaaggctatggtcacggttttatgTGGAGTGACCATAGAGGCTTTGGTCACAGccaaaactgtgaccatagataagATTATGGTCATGGTTtaaggaggggtgaccataggGGCTATGGTGATAGAGGAAAATCGTCGGTAAAGATTTCCACAAAAATAAtcgcgttgcaagtacagttctaaactgacaattaaacctcaataaaatttaatttgtttgtcacttaagtaaacccaataaaattaaccgaagtattaaacctcaggtcgtctctcaaggaattgcatgGAAGTGTTTTTactattggttatgaaaaagtatctttttggatttttaaaataaggaacaagggaataaaatggcaagaaattaaattaataactaagaCAACTCTTAACTAGGATTGAGAATTAGAAGTCATGTCCTCGTTATCGtcatcaattgtgatggtaattgtattttgctttcacttagttaacctctacaatgaaggtaagtcaagtgagcaaaatcaacttaggttcacaagtcctaatcaaagactagatttagtgaagCCTAAGCCAATCAGCTATTTTCAATCATCCTTCAACAAGAGAATTTGATAACTCTATGGGTGTATGTGGTTGGTGGAATTATAGAACATTCCCAGGAATTTTAAGATGGGAATGTGAAATTCCTATGTGTTGTTCAAAGTTAAAAAAGAAACATTCCAAAGTAACTTTTATTCCTTGGAATTGAATTACCACTAATTCAAGTCCCATCTCACCCCTGGTTATCTTTCATTCCAATGGGAATGGAATgtaaataatgaaacaaaaagACTAAATTACACCTATTATTTAATACTAGGTTTcaccttcttcttcatttctctcTGAAGAACAAAACCCTAGCAGAGCGGTTTCTTCCCCAAATCAGTGAGTTTCACCAACGCCACCGCCACCGGAGCCGGCACCGGCGCCGCCGTTACTCTAAACAGAAGATTCGTCTCCTTTTCTTCTCTGATTCATGTTCACACTACTTTTCTCTGTGAATTTTCTTCGAATCTCatattaaagtttaatttttttcccAAATCAGTGGAGGCTTCACCAACGCCACCGCCATCGGAGCTACGCCGGCGCCACTGTTACCCTAAACGGAAGACTggttttcttctcttcttcgaGTTCATGTTCGCATTGCTTCTCTCTGCGAATTCTTTTTGAATCTCTCATTAAGGTTTGGGTTCTTTTTATGCTTTCTATGTCATATTACCCTAATTTCCTGAAATAGACTGCTAATTtgattagttattttttattttgcttgattTTTTATACGCTCTCTGTGATTATGTTGCATGCGAACAACATGTTTGATGATTTGCCTCAATAAAGAGTTTAAGCTTGTGACATATTTTTACATGCTTGATTTGGCTTGAATCTTACATGCTTAATCTTGTCTTAATTTGGCTTTCCGTGCTGTGTACTTCATGAGCCATGCTATAACGCACTACTAAGCTTTCAATACtattgctcttcttctttttcctgtTGTCTTCATGAATTTTACATATTAGTAACAATATAAAGTTGTTTTGGTGGCAATCTAATTTTCAGCTATTGGATCTGTGGGATCTAGTTTTCCAGTTTTAAAATGTATTTTGGTGTGCATGTTTTGGTATACTTGTATGTTCTGGTGTTTTTTGTTACAGTTTCAAATGATAGTGCAAGTTTGTTTAATTATTCGATCTGTATGTTTACAGATTTTGGCATATAACAAGAAGCACTTTAAGTTTTCCTTCGATGCgtctttaatttatttcttctgttttacttgtttgttgatatattttagactgtttgaaaattaaattagtcaACTTACTTAGTGGAACAAGAATTTGTTGTAATTGTATTTGTTGAGAACTAATATTTCCATACTGTTATTACTAAATTTGATATGTGATCACCggttcttttctttcttattaaCAGCAACTCGGGAGTGGAATGACTCTTGTATGATTCCTATGTGCAGTTAATGATTTGATAAATGTGATTTGAATAAAGTCttgaatttgattaaaatttagaataattcaGAGTTgctttcaaattttaatttcactATTATGAATCTGatcttttttattgaaattaatttctATTGTACTGCATCATCATCCACTCACATCTAACTATTTGAttgaaaaccaaaaaaaaaaatcccagCTCTTTCACTCTTCTTCATGTTGTTGTCTTTCTGTTGTGTTAGTTCATAGGTCTCTCTGATTAACTTACTTTTACTTAGCGAATTTCtagtctctctttttaaaaataatttagggTCTGAAAGTTTTTttcctttaaataaaataaaatttgtaaatttGTTAAAAGTTACTAGCTTAAGTTGAAACAGAGCAATGAAAGGGATATGTTGATATGCATTTGGATGGGTGTGTAAGAATGATCTAATTCATAGTAATAGTAATAGTATCATGAGTACTTGAAAATTTTGATGtcacattttattttattttttgctgAATTATAGTCCGCACATTATTGGGTTTGATTTCAACGTTTTATTATGATTCCTATGTCCAGTTAATGATCAATTTCAATGCATTAATCTTTTAGTTGATTGACTTTGGAGAAAATGTAAGGTGATTCTCTTATAGTTATACTCTTCATGGAGTGAAGTCTTGAAAGGGTACCAGAGTAAATAGATTAACCGACAAGTTTGTTGTACAAATAACAAAATTAGGTACATTCCATTTTGTATTAACTGTATGACCATGTCTTGTCATtatatagaataaataaatagtaaagTCTTTTGgctaaatgtttttttttataaaatggTTCCCAAACAGAAGATGAGAGTTATTGCATGTTTGATTTTACATTTCGAATTAATGAATGACCTTATGGTTAAGTTGTTGATGATTTATTATGTTTTGATTATATTGGActtgagaaaaaaaagaaaatggaatGACAGTTACAGTAGGCAAGTAATAAGGGATGTTAGTGTCGAtaagattatttattttagCAATCTAGCTTGTACAAAAAACACAAGAATGGATAGGTGTGCCTTTCATGCATTGTGTAACATACTTAAAGTGGTTGGAAAGTTAGAACCAAGTAGGAATATGGGTGTGGAAGAAATAGTTGCCATGTTTTTACATATTATAGCACATGACGTCAAAATTAGAGTAATAAAGAGACAATTTGTGAGATCTGAAGAAATAATTAGTAGGTGGTTTAATGATGTAATGCTATTTTGAGATGTCATAATCTCTTATTGAAGAAACCTCAACCATTTAGCCAGGATAGAATGGATGAACGATGGAAATAGTTTAaggtaatttatttttctaatgttATTAAACCTAATATGCTTGGTGTGCTTTAGGATTGAGTTAATTGATCtcttttttggattttagaatTGCCTAAGAGCCTTAGATGGTACTCACATCAAAGTAAATGTCCTTGAGGCTGGTAAGCCTAGATATCAAAACAGAAAAGGTGACATAACAACCAATGTGCTTGGAGTGATTGCTCCCGATATACAATTTATCTACGTACTGGCGGGTTGGGAGGGTTCAGCTGTGGATTCTAGGGTATTGCGAGATGCACTATTTCGCAATGGGTTTAGTGTTCCCCAAGGTATTTTTATTGAGACTTTAGTATGTTATCAAAGTAACTATTTGATCTTTCATTAATTTTGTTCAATTTTATATGTCACACTAGGTCATCACTATTTATGTGATGCTGGATACATGAATTGTAAAGGATTTTTAGCACCTTATAGAGGACAAAAATATCATTTGAGTGAGTTTAATCCACATAATCAACCCAGTACAGCTCAAGAGTTTTTTAATATGAAACACTCACAAGCTAGGAGTGTCATTGAAAGGGTATTTGGAGTCTTGAAAGCAAGATGGGAAATTTTAAGGGAAAGATCATTTTATCCTATTAAGactcaaggaagaattataactGCTTGTTGCCTTTTACATAATCATATTAGAAGAGTGATGGTTGTGGATCCTATTGATGAGATAGAAGATCAAAATATACTTGGAGTAGATGGTGAGATGATCCACCATATTGAGACGAGTGATGCTTGGGGTAGATGGAGAAATCAACTTGCACAAGAAATGTGGAACCAATAGAGGAGAAGACATCACGCTCGATAATTGTAATAATTTTTCTATGTGTAAGGCTGTTTGTcgtaatattaattttattttgttgatgTATTTGTATTCTTGTATAAGAGTTGTGCATGTATGCTTATTAGTGCTAGTAATTTTTTACTGTTAAGACTTCTTTATAACTTTCATTTGGATAATAGTAATGcttttttagtaaatttaattGTGATAATGTTACTTTTAATTAAAGATATTTGTTATTGagggtatttta is a window from the Arachis stenosperma cultivar V10309 chromosome 3, arast.V10309.gnm1.PFL2, whole genome shotgun sequence genome containing:
- the LOC130966915 gene encoding protein ALP1-like, which encodes MGVEEIVAMFLHIIAHDVKIRNCLRALDGTHIKVNVLEAGKPRYQNRKGDITTNVLGVIAPDIQFIYVLAGWEGSAVDSRVLRDALFRNGFSVPQGHHYLCDAGYMNCKGFLAPYRGQKYHLSEFNPHNQPSTAQEFFNMKHSQARSVIERVFGVLKARWEILRERSFYPIKTQGRIITACCLLHNHIRRVMVVDPIDEIEDQNILGVDGEMIHHIETSDAWGRWRNQLAQEMWNQ